The following are from one region of the Mustela lutreola isolate mMusLut2 chromosome 7, mMusLut2.pri, whole genome shotgun sequence genome:
- the TNFAIP2 gene encoding tumor necrosis factor alpha-induced protein 2 isoform X1 → MLKMMTFFQGLPGQQMVPGVLDFPRSSQKLPSTSEGESETSMSEASSEDLVPPLEAKAAPESDKDQLTKQKKKRSKGLANMFSVFTKGRKKGQPSSAQPEGEPESRLESSRPLPTVEELKEALERGRLEAAGPLLALERELQAAAARGGESAEELVRRQSKVEALYALLRDQVLGLLRRPLDVAPERLRQALAVLAEQEREDRRAAAAAAAAGPGAAGPGAAALVSARPRRWLQLWRRGVAQAAEERLCARPAAGAEGRSEAERVFLHMGRTMKEDLEAVVERLKPLFPADVDVVAAYAESYHEHFAAQLAAMAQFELCERDTYMLLVWVQNLYPNDIINSPKLAGELQRVQLGSLLPPRQIRLLEATFLSNEVASVRELMARALQLESQRWAQDVAPQRLDGHCHSELAIDIIQIISQGQAKAESITLDLGMQIKHVLLLELAAFLRSYQRAFDDFLERGRQLRNYRGNVIANINNCLSLRTSMEHKWQNPQDLPGHLLDPLSELKSHGFDTLLQRLFGDLKPLFKKFTQTRWAAPEQTLEEILSTVADRLPEFSELLDCFREELVEVVHLHLVKEYITRLSKRSLVLKTVEQQQQLAGHILANDDAIQRFCAQNGSSATWLHHALPKLAEIIRLQDPSAIKIEVATYATWYPDFSKGHLSAILAIKGNLSSSEVRSIRSILDVSVGVHQACKPLFSLIKVG, encoded by the exons ATGCTGAAGATGATGACTTTCTTCCAAGGCCTTCCAGGCCAGCAGATGGTGCCAGGGGTTCTTGATTTTCCCAGAAGCTCCCAGAAGTTGCCCTCCACATCCGAGGGGGAGTCCGAGACCTCCATGTCAGAGGCCTCTTCTGAAGACCTGGTCCCGCCCCTGGAGGCCAAGGCAGCCCCGGAGAGCGACAAGGACCAGTTGACaaagcagaagaagaagaggtCCAAAGGCCTGGCCAACATGTTCAGCGTCTTCACTAAAGGACGGAAGAAGGGTCAGCCCAGCTCAGCGCAGCCGGAGGGCGAGCCCGAATCCCGGCTTGAGTCCAGCCGCCCGCTGCCCACAG TGGAGGAGCTCAAGGAGGCGCTGGAGCGCGGGCGGCTGGAGGCGGCGGGGCCGCTGCTGGCGCTGGAGCGGGAGCtgcaggcggcggcggcgcggggcggcgAGAGCGCGGAGGAGCTGGTGCGGCGCCAGAGCAAGGTGGAGGCGCTGTACGCGCTGCTGCGGGACCAGGTGCTCGGGCTGCTGCGGCGGCCGCTGGACGTGGCGCCCGAGCGGCTGCGCCAGGCCCTGGCCGTGCTGGCCGAGCAGGAGCGCGAGGAccgccgggcggcggcggcggcggcggcggcggggccgggggcggcggggccgggggcggcggcGCTGGTGAGCGCGCGGCCGCGGCGCTGGCTGCAGCTGTGGCGGCGCGGGGTGGCGCAGGCGGCCGAGGAGCGCCTGTGCGCGAGGCCGGCCGCGGGCGCCGAGGGCCGCTCGGAGGCCGAGCGCGTCTTCCTGCACATGGGCCGCACCATGAAGGAGGACCTGGAGGCCGTGGTGGAGCGGCTGAAGCCGCTGTTCCCCGCCGACGTGGACGTGGTGGCCGCCTACGCCGAGAGCTACCACGAGCACTTCGCGGCGCAGCTGGCGGCCATGGCGCAGTTCGAGCTGTGCGAGCGCGACACCTACATGCTGCTCGTCTGGGTGCAGAACCTCTACCCCAA TGACATCATCAACAGCCCCAAGCTGGCAGGAGAGCTGCAGAGAGTCCAGCTGGGGAGCCTTCTGCCCCCCCGGCAGATCCGGCTGCTGGAGGCCACGTTCTTGTCCAACGAGGTG GCCAGTGTGAGGGAGCTGATGGCCCGCGCCCTGCAGCTGGAGTCACAGCGCTGGGCCCAGGATGTGGCTCCCCAGAGGCTGGACGGCCACTGCCACAGCGAACTGGCCATCGACATCATCCAG ATCATCTCCCAGGGCCAGGCCAAGGCCGAGAGCATCACCCTGGACCTGGGCATGCAGATAAAGCACGTGCTGCTGCTGGAGCTGGCTGCGTTCCTGAGGAG CTACCAGCGAGCCTTTGATGACTTtctggagagaggcagacagctGAGAAATTACAGGGGCAATGTTATCGCCAACATCAACAACTGCCTGTCCCTCCG GACATCCATGGAGCACAAGTGGCAGAACCCACAGGATCTCCCGGGCCACCTGCTGGACCCCCTGAGTGAGCTCAAGAGTCACGGCTTTGACACCCTGCTCCAGCGCCTGTTTGGGGACCTGAAG ccGCTGTTCAAGAAGTTCACGCAGACCCGCTGGGCGGCCCCGGAGCAGACCCTGGAGGAAATCCTCTCCACCGTGGCCGACAGGCTGCCCGAGTTCTCGGAGCTGCTCGACTGTTTCCGGGAG GAGCTCGTGGAGGTTGTGCACCTGCACCTGGTGAAGGAGTACATCACCCGCCTCAGCAAGCGGAGCCTGGTCCTCAAGACggtggagcagcagcagcagctggctGGGCACATCCTGGCCAACGACGACGCCATCCAGCGCTTCTGCGCCCAGAAC GGCTCCTCGGCGACCTGGCTGCATCACGCCCTCCCCAAGCTCGCCGAGATTATCCGCCTGCAGGACCCCAGTGCCATCAAGATTGAGGTGGCCACTTATGCtacctggtaccccgacttcAG CAAAGGCCACCTGAGTGCCATCTTGGCCATCAAGGGCAACTTGTCAAGCAGCGAGGTCAGGAGCATCCGAAGCATCCTGGACGTCAGCGTGGGGGTGCACCAGGCCTGCAAGCCCCTATTTTCACTTATAAAGGTCGGTTAG
- the TNFAIP2 gene encoding tumor necrosis factor alpha-induced protein 2 isoform X2 — translation MLKMMTFFQGLPGQQMVPGVLDFPRSSQKLPSTSEGESETSMSEASSEDLVPPLEAKAAPESDKDQLTKQKKKRSKGLANMFSVFTKGRKKGQPSSAQPEGEPESRLESSRPLPTVEELKEALERGRLEAAGPLLALERELQAAAARGGESAEELVRRQSKVEALYALLRDQVLGLLRRPLDVAPERLRQALAVLAEQEREDRRAAAAAAAAGPGAAGPGAAALVSARPRRWLQLWRRGVAQAAEERLCARPAAGAEGRSEAERVFLHMGRTMKEDLEAVVERLKPLFPADVDVVAAYAESYHEHFAAQLAAMAQFELCERDTYMLLVWVQNLYPNDIINSPKLAGELQRVQLGSLLPPRQIRLLEATFLSNEVASVRELMARALQLESQRWAQDVAPQRLDGHCHSELAIDIIQIISQGQAKAESITLDLGMQIKHVLLLELAAFLRSYQRAFDDFLERGRQLRNYRGNVIANINNCLSLRTSMEHKWQNPQDLPGHLLDPLSELKSHGFDTLLQRLFGDLKPLFKKFTQTRWAAPEQTLEEILSTVADRLPEFSELLDCFREELVEVVHLHLVKEYITRLSKRSLVLKTVEQQQQLAGHILANDDAIQRFCAQNGSSATWLHHALPKLAEIIRLQDPSAIKIEVATYATWYPDFSDAGTRPVTV, via the exons ATGCTGAAGATGATGACTTTCTTCCAAGGCCTTCCAGGCCAGCAGATGGTGCCAGGGGTTCTTGATTTTCCCAGAAGCTCCCAGAAGTTGCCCTCCACATCCGAGGGGGAGTCCGAGACCTCCATGTCAGAGGCCTCTTCTGAAGACCTGGTCCCGCCCCTGGAGGCCAAGGCAGCCCCGGAGAGCGACAAGGACCAGTTGACaaagcagaagaagaagaggtCCAAAGGCCTGGCCAACATGTTCAGCGTCTTCACTAAAGGACGGAAGAAGGGTCAGCCCAGCTCAGCGCAGCCGGAGGGCGAGCCCGAATCCCGGCTTGAGTCCAGCCGCCCGCTGCCCACAG TGGAGGAGCTCAAGGAGGCGCTGGAGCGCGGGCGGCTGGAGGCGGCGGGGCCGCTGCTGGCGCTGGAGCGGGAGCtgcaggcggcggcggcgcggggcggcgAGAGCGCGGAGGAGCTGGTGCGGCGCCAGAGCAAGGTGGAGGCGCTGTACGCGCTGCTGCGGGACCAGGTGCTCGGGCTGCTGCGGCGGCCGCTGGACGTGGCGCCCGAGCGGCTGCGCCAGGCCCTGGCCGTGCTGGCCGAGCAGGAGCGCGAGGAccgccgggcggcggcggcggcggcggcggcggggccgggggcggcggggccgggggcggcggcGCTGGTGAGCGCGCGGCCGCGGCGCTGGCTGCAGCTGTGGCGGCGCGGGGTGGCGCAGGCGGCCGAGGAGCGCCTGTGCGCGAGGCCGGCCGCGGGCGCCGAGGGCCGCTCGGAGGCCGAGCGCGTCTTCCTGCACATGGGCCGCACCATGAAGGAGGACCTGGAGGCCGTGGTGGAGCGGCTGAAGCCGCTGTTCCCCGCCGACGTGGACGTGGTGGCCGCCTACGCCGAGAGCTACCACGAGCACTTCGCGGCGCAGCTGGCGGCCATGGCGCAGTTCGAGCTGTGCGAGCGCGACACCTACATGCTGCTCGTCTGGGTGCAGAACCTCTACCCCAA TGACATCATCAACAGCCCCAAGCTGGCAGGAGAGCTGCAGAGAGTCCAGCTGGGGAGCCTTCTGCCCCCCCGGCAGATCCGGCTGCTGGAGGCCACGTTCTTGTCCAACGAGGTG GCCAGTGTGAGGGAGCTGATGGCCCGCGCCCTGCAGCTGGAGTCACAGCGCTGGGCCCAGGATGTGGCTCCCCAGAGGCTGGACGGCCACTGCCACAGCGAACTGGCCATCGACATCATCCAG ATCATCTCCCAGGGCCAGGCCAAGGCCGAGAGCATCACCCTGGACCTGGGCATGCAGATAAAGCACGTGCTGCTGCTGGAGCTGGCTGCGTTCCTGAGGAG CTACCAGCGAGCCTTTGATGACTTtctggagagaggcagacagctGAGAAATTACAGGGGCAATGTTATCGCCAACATCAACAACTGCCTGTCCCTCCG GACATCCATGGAGCACAAGTGGCAGAACCCACAGGATCTCCCGGGCCACCTGCTGGACCCCCTGAGTGAGCTCAAGAGTCACGGCTTTGACACCCTGCTCCAGCGCCTGTTTGGGGACCTGAAG ccGCTGTTCAAGAAGTTCACGCAGACCCGCTGGGCGGCCCCGGAGCAGACCCTGGAGGAAATCCTCTCCACCGTGGCCGACAGGCTGCCCGAGTTCTCGGAGCTGCTCGACTGTTTCCGGGAG GAGCTCGTGGAGGTTGTGCACCTGCACCTGGTGAAGGAGTACATCACCCGCCTCAGCAAGCGGAGCCTGGTCCTCAAGACggtggagcagcagcagcagctggctGGGCACATCCTGGCCAACGACGACGCCATCCAGCGCTTCTGCGCCCAGAAC GGCTCCTCGGCGACCTGGCTGCATCACGCCCTCCCCAAGCTCGCCGAGATTATCCGCCTGCAGGACCCCAGTGCCATCAAGATTGAGGTGGCCACTTATGCtacctggtaccccgacttcAG CGATGCAGGTACCAGGCCGGTCACCGTGTAG